A genome region from Corallococcus exiguus includes the following:
- a CDS encoding MarR family winged helix-turn-helix transcriptional regulator: MAASKSMVGLTAGLLVGGHKAARLLEAELEATGLSAGEAVLLSVLASGAMTMTGVMSALHIGASTATSLVSRLEKHGYVRRSRNPEDGRSLLVAITDSGAVQREAAEEAFTKVDAKLVEAGRDAVRGHTALMKRLSGLS, from the coding sequence GTGGCTGCATCGAAGTCGATGGTGGGATTGACCGCGGGGCTCCTGGTGGGTGGGCACAAGGCGGCCAGGCTGTTGGAGGCCGAGCTGGAAGCCACCGGTCTCAGCGCCGGTGAAGCGGTCCTGTTGTCCGTGCTGGCGTCTGGCGCCATGACGATGACCGGTGTCATGTCCGCGCTGCACATCGGCGCGTCCACGGCGACCAGCCTGGTGTCGCGGTTGGAGAAGCACGGCTACGTGCGGCGCTCCCGCAACCCCGAGGATGGACGCTCCCTGCTGGTCGCGATCACCGACTCAGGAGCTGTTCAGCGCGAGGCGGCGGAGGAGGCCTTCACGAAGGTCGACGCGAAGCTCGTGGAAGCAGGCCGTGACGCTGTCCGGGGACACACCGCGCTGATGAAGCGGCTCTCTGGCCTCTCCTGA
- a CDS encoding methionine ABC transporter permease, which yields MGDLPRALGVATLETLYMTSVASVLVALAGLPLGVLLVATDRGGLWPVPALNRTLGTLVNVGRSIPFIILMVAIVPLTRLVVGTTIGTTAAIVPLVVAAIPFMGRVVEQALREVDAGRVEAAVAMGSTPLRISLRVLLPESLPSLVRGTALVVISLLGYSAMAGAVGGGGLGDLAVKYGYMRFRVDVMWGCLAVLLVLVQLLQWLGERLASRFDHSRSPVLPPDHP from the coding sequence ATGGGTGACCTGCCAAGAGCGCTGGGCGTGGCCACGCTGGAGACGCTCTACATGACGTCGGTGGCGTCGGTGCTGGTGGCGCTCGCGGGCCTGCCACTGGGCGTGTTGCTGGTGGCGACGGACCGGGGCGGTCTCTGGCCGGTGCCCGCGCTGAACCGGACGCTGGGGACGCTCGTGAACGTGGGGCGCTCCATTCCGTTCATCATCCTGATGGTGGCCATCGTCCCACTGACCCGCCTGGTGGTGGGGACCACCATTGGAACGACGGCGGCCATCGTGCCCCTGGTGGTAGCTGCCATTCCCTTCATGGGCCGCGTGGTGGAGCAGGCCTTGAGGGAAGTGGATGCCGGCCGGGTCGAAGCGGCCGTGGCGATGGGCTCCACGCCCCTGCGCATCAGCCTCCGCGTGCTGCTTCCGGAGTCCCTGCCGTCGCTCGTGCGAGGCACGGCGCTCGTCGTCATCAGCCTGCTCGGCTACAGCGCCATGGCGGGCGCGGTCGGCGGCGGCGGCCTGGGCGACCTGGCGGTGAAGTACGGCTACATGCGCTTCCGCGTCGACGTCATGTGGGGCTGCCTCGCCGTGCTGCTGGTGCTCGTGCAGCTCCTGCAATGGCTGGGAGAGCGCCTGGCCTCCCGCTTCGACCACTCCCGCTCCCCCGTCCTCCCTCCTGATCACCCCTGA
- a CDS encoding MetQ/NlpA family ABC transporter substrate-binding protein — protein MRTSFRVLSASLLLLATSLLGACKPAPSESANALRPLKVGVNPVPHGEILRVAAKVAERAGVRVEVVEFTDYIQPNLALADGQLDANYFQHEPYLERFAGERHLALKSVGAVHLEPLALYSLRFRQLAELPAGAKLSLPADPSNAARALHLLAKQGLLTLREGAGADATLQDVVGNPRKLELKEIDAEQQPRTLEDVDGAVINGNYFLEAQKQLHLDAHVLARESATRNPHANVLAVRTGDEARPEIRALVKALQSDEVRRYIDATYSGAVIPAF, from the coding sequence ATGCGCACTTCATTCCGAGTCCTGTCCGCGTCCCTCCTGCTCCTCGCGACGTCCTTGCTGGGAGCGTGCAAGCCCGCGCCATCCGAGTCCGCGAATGCCCTCCGTCCCCTGAAGGTCGGCGTCAATCCCGTGCCGCACGGAGAAATCCTCCGCGTCGCCGCCAAGGTCGCGGAGCGCGCAGGCGTGCGGGTGGAGGTGGTGGAGTTCACCGACTACATCCAACCGAACCTCGCGCTGGCGGACGGTCAGCTCGACGCCAACTACTTCCAGCACGAGCCCTACCTGGAGCGCTTCGCCGGGGAGCGCCACCTCGCGCTGAAGAGCGTGGGCGCGGTGCACCTGGAGCCGCTGGCGCTCTACTCCCTCCGGTTCCGGCAGCTCGCGGAGCTCCCCGCGGGCGCGAAGCTCAGCCTGCCGGCGGACCCCAGCAATGCCGCGCGGGCCCTGCACCTGCTCGCGAAGCAGGGGCTGCTGACCCTGCGTGAAGGCGCGGGAGCGGATGCCACGCTCCAGGACGTGGTGGGCAATCCGCGCAAGCTGGAGCTGAAGGAGATCGACGCTGAGCAGCAACCCCGCACGCTGGAGGACGTGGACGGCGCCGTCATCAATGGGAACTACTTCCTGGAGGCCCAGAAGCAGCTGCACCTGGACGCCCACGTCCTGGCCCGCGAGTCCGCGACGCGCAATCCGCATGCGAACGTGCTCGCGGTCCGGACGGGCGATGAAGCCCGTCCGGAGATCCGGGCGCTGGTGAAGGCACTCCAGTCCGACGAGGTGCGCCGCTACATCGACGCCACCTACAGCGGCGCGGTCATCCCCGCCTTCTGA
- a CDS encoding alpha/beta fold hydrolase has translation MKRLKVPGGEMAWHEEGQGTPVVLVHGTPSSSREWRDVARRLSPSYRVLAPEHLGFGDSERPGDWRTYSLPWHVENLRAWFDQMSLGPFHLVVHDFGGPIALPLAIAAPERVLSLTVVQSWLWDLKGPNVDNALMRWLYLSWNFSARTLVKMSWGRRTKLTRELQQSFLSQFPDRASRMGTWGFARSISHEGSWMDEQGPGLGRLADIPALVVWGKADKLVKPEHLSRWKQALPRARVLELEDVGHFPQLEAPDAVGAALMEQLARVGQPRSIDSLSPAPV, from the coding sequence ATGAAGCGGCTGAAGGTCCCAGGCGGTGAGATGGCGTGGCATGAGGAAGGGCAGGGCACGCCGGTGGTGTTGGTGCACGGGACGCCGTCGTCCTCGCGTGAGTGGAGGGACGTGGCCCGGCGTCTCTCGCCGTCGTACCGCGTGCTCGCGCCTGAGCACCTGGGTTTCGGTGACAGCGAAAGGCCCGGGGACTGGCGCACGTATTCACTGCCCTGGCATGTGGAGAACCTGCGCGCGTGGTTCGACCAGATGTCCCTGGGGCCGTTCCACCTGGTAGTGCATGACTTCGGGGGGCCCATCGCGCTGCCGCTCGCCATCGCTGCGCCGGAGCGGGTGCTGAGCCTCACCGTGGTGCAGAGCTGGTTGTGGGACCTGAAGGGCCCCAACGTGGACAACGCGCTGATGCGGTGGCTCTACCTGTCCTGGAACTTCTCCGCGCGGACGCTGGTGAAGATGTCCTGGGGGCGCCGCACGAAGCTGACGCGGGAGTTGCAGCAGTCCTTCCTGTCACAGTTCCCGGACAGGGCGTCCCGGATGGGCACCTGGGGCTTCGCGCGCTCCATCTCCCATGAAGGCTCGTGGATGGACGAACAGGGGCCGGGCCTGGGCCGGCTCGCGGACATTCCGGCGCTGGTCGTCTGGGGCAAGGCGGACAAGCTCGTGAAGCCCGAGCACCTGTCGCGGTGGAAGCAGGCGCTGCCCCGGGCACGGGTGCTGGAGCTGGAGGACGTGGGCCACTTCCCGCAACTCGAAGCGCCTGACGCGGTGGGTGCCGCGCTCATGGAGCAACTGGCCCGTGTGGGTCAGCCCCGCTCCATTGACTCCTTGTCGCCAGCGCCCGTTTGA
- a CDS encoding SRPBCC family protein yields MASIRKDITTSATPEWVWDAIRDIGALHTRLVPGFVVDTRLEPGGRVVTFGNGMVVREPIVTVDDEGRRLVWGAEGGPMTHYNGAVQVHAEGTGSRVVWTADFLPHEASAIVGPMIDEGLVAMKKALDGGA; encoded by the coding sequence ATGGCTTCAATTCGCAAGGACATCACGACGAGCGCCACGCCCGAGTGGGTATGGGATGCAATCCGCGACATTGGCGCGCTTCACACGCGACTGGTTCCTGGCTTCGTTGTCGACACACGTCTTGAGCCAGGAGGCCGCGTGGTCACCTTCGGCAACGGGATGGTGGTCAGGGAGCCCATCGTGACGGTCGATGACGAGGGACGGCGTCTCGTCTGGGGCGCGGAAGGCGGACCGATGACCCACTACAACGGAGCGGTCCAGGTCCACGCGGAGGGCACGGGGAGCCGGGTCGTCTGGACCGCCGATTTCCTTCCTCACGAGGCGAGCGCCATCGTCGGACCGATGATCGACGAAGGCCTGGTCGCGATGAAGAAGGCACTGGACGGAGGCGCGTAG
- a CDS encoding methionine ABC transporter ATP-binding protein, whose amino-acid sequence MIELRGVGKVFGQGDRQVTALHDVSLHVAPGEVFGVLGRSGAGKSTLLRCANLLERPTRGEVRVAGQDLLSLSPRELRQARQGIGMIFQHFNLFASRTVEDNVAYPLEVMGLPREAIRARVAELLSLVGLTDKARAYPAQLSGGQKQRVGIARALAPRPRVLLSDEATSALDPETTRSVLGLLKDLQQQLGLTLLLITHQLEVVKALCGSVAVLEGGRLVEQGRVQELLARPESRLRALCFPPLSAREGPARVGGQRVELSLTDAHARSPLISTLARRFDVDVLLLEGSVERVGESRVGRLLVELHGAPGAVAEARTFLRDQGLTSAEAAHG is encoded by the coding sequence GTGATTGAGCTGCGAGGCGTGGGAAAGGTGTTCGGACAGGGCGACCGGCAGGTGACGGCCCTGCACGACGTGTCGCTGCACGTGGCGCCCGGAGAGGTGTTCGGAGTGCTGGGACGCAGCGGCGCCGGCAAGTCCACCCTCCTGCGCTGCGCCAACCTCCTGGAGCGGCCCACGCGCGGCGAGGTGCGGGTGGCGGGACAGGACCTGCTGTCGCTGAGCCCCCGGGAGCTGCGGCAGGCGAGACAGGGCATCGGGATGATCTTCCAGCACTTCAACCTCTTCGCCTCGCGCACGGTGGAGGACAACGTCGCCTATCCCCTGGAGGTGATGGGCCTGCCACGCGAAGCCATCCGCGCGCGAGTGGCGGAGCTGCTGTCCCTGGTGGGCCTGACCGACAAGGCACGGGCGTATCCCGCGCAGCTGTCAGGCGGACAGAAGCAACGGGTGGGCATTGCCCGGGCCCTGGCGCCCCGGCCGCGTGTCCTGCTGTCGGATGAAGCCACGTCCGCGTTGGATCCGGAGACGACCCGCTCGGTGCTCGGACTGCTGAAGGACCTCCAGCAGCAGCTCGGGCTGACGCTGCTGCTCATCACCCACCAGTTGGAGGTGGTGAAGGCGCTGTGCGGTTCAGTGGCCGTGCTGGAAGGCGGAAGGCTCGTCGAGCAGGGACGCGTGCAGGAGCTGCTCGCGCGTCCGGAGTCGCGGCTGCGCGCGCTGTGCTTTCCGCCCCTGTCGGCGCGCGAGGGCCCCGCTCGCGTTGGAGGTCAGCGCGTGGAGCTGTCGCTGACGGACGCGCATGCGCGGAGTCCGTTGATCAGCACCCTGGCCCGCCGCTTCGACGTGGACGTCCTGCTGCTGGAGGGCTCGGTGGAGCGCGTGGGCGAGTCACGCGTGGGACGGTTGCTCGTGGAGCTGCATGGCGCGCCGGGAGCGGTGGCGGAAGCCCGGACCTTCCTGCGCGACCAGGGTCTGACCTCCGCGGAGGCCGCCCATGGGTGA
- a CDS encoding DUF2917 domain-containing protein, which translates to MVDPFTFLNPPWLRSLALRLRGGPASDSCQERVNLPEGSLWSRRLRGPSRKLVCEEGQVWLTCEGDPHDHVLVAGDTLEVHAGHVVVQALRASRFNLSDCRTGSAREEGTPSRKPWVDSTRGLDYLHR; encoded by the coding sequence ATGGTGGACCCTTTCACGTTTCTGAATCCCCCCTGGCTGCGCTCGCTGGCCCTGCGTCTGCGAGGAGGCCCGGCATCCGACTCCTGCCAGGAGCGGGTGAACCTGCCGGAAGGCAGCCTGTGGAGCAGGCGCCTGCGCGGCCCGTCCCGCAAGCTCGTCTGCGAAGAGGGACAGGTCTGGCTCACGTGCGAAGGCGACCCGCACGACCACGTGCTCGTCGCGGGCGACACGCTGGAGGTTCACGCGGGGCACGTGGTGGTGCAGGCCCTGCGCGCGTCACGCTTCAACTTGTCCGACTGCCGGACAGGTTCAGCGCGCGAGGAGGGGACGCCGTCGCGCAAGCCCTGGGTTGACAGCACTCGCGGGCTCGACTACCTCCATCGCTGA
- a CDS encoding helix-turn-helix domain-containing protein yields MRTTILHRSRSLSVVDCRCDAKPGERQFEERHRAFSVSYVRWGSFGYHSRGAEHELVAGATLVGYAGDAFHCTHEHHLAGDECLSFQFSDALVDSLGASLDVWRVGALPPVPSLVMLGELAQQTADGRTNLGLDEVALAFAARFVGTVSGKRESPLRMHARDRRRAVEAALLLDAQAEEPLTLEELAAKVGLSPFHFLRVFRGVLGVTPHQYLVRMRLRQAARLLATDAPIARIAYDVGFGDLSNFVRTFGRAAGVSPRAFRKASRGDRKILQEKMAANS; encoded by the coding sequence ATGCGAACCACCATCCTGCACCGTTCGCGCTCCCTCTCTGTCGTGGACTGCCGGTGCGACGCGAAGCCGGGCGAACGCCAGTTCGAGGAGCGGCATCGGGCCTTCTCCGTGTCGTACGTCCGGTGGGGGAGCTTTGGCTACCACTCCCGCGGCGCGGAGCATGAGCTCGTGGCCGGAGCAACGCTCGTCGGGTACGCGGGTGACGCCTTCCACTGTACCCACGAGCACCATCTCGCGGGCGATGAGTGCCTGTCGTTCCAGTTCTCCGACGCGCTCGTGGATTCGCTCGGAGCCTCCCTGGACGTGTGGCGCGTCGGCGCCCTGCCCCCGGTCCCCTCCCTGGTGATGCTCGGTGAGCTCGCGCAGCAGACGGCCGATGGAAGGACGAACCTGGGCCTGGATGAGGTGGCGCTCGCGTTCGCGGCGCGCTTCGTGGGCACTGTCTCCGGGAAACGCGAGTCACCCTTGAGGATGCATGCGCGGGATCGGCGGCGGGCCGTCGAAGCCGCGCTCCTCCTCGATGCACAGGCAGAGGAGCCGCTGACGCTCGAGGAGCTCGCGGCGAAGGTCGGCTTGAGCCCATTCCACTTCCTCCGCGTCTTCCGAGGCGTGCTGGGCGTCACGCCGCACCAATACCTGGTGCGCATGCGCCTTCGTCAGGCGGCGCGCCTGCTCGCGACGGATGCCCCCATCGCTCGCATCGCGTACGACGTGGGCTTCGGGGACCTGTCGAACTTCGTGCGCACGTTCGGCCGCGCGGCGGGCGTTTCACCACGCGCGTTCCGGAAGGCATCGCGCGGGGACCGCAAGATTCTCCAAGAGAAGATGGCGGCCAACTCCTAG
- a CDS encoding TetR/AcrR family transcriptional regulator, with product MPRTADANAVLREKTRERVLQAAVRLFSRHGFDGSSVRALAQEADIAVGLLYSHFESKEAVLAALMQSSMLDVAHTLEAADREPSARGFVTVLLTSAVEMMDAHRDLWRLSHGLRHQPEVLARLKLPLEHFLGATHQRLSQALAARGVPESGIEARVLFAMVEGISQQYLQHEGGYPAAEVIRAAARRWPATPSRKRKADSS from the coding sequence ATGCCTCGTACGGCTGACGCCAATGCAGTCCTCCGGGAGAAGACGCGGGAGCGCGTGCTCCAGGCCGCGGTGCGGCTCTTCTCCCGTCACGGCTTCGATGGGAGCAGTGTCCGCGCGCTCGCGCAGGAGGCGGACATCGCCGTGGGGCTGCTCTATTCGCACTTCGAGTCGAAGGAGGCGGTGCTCGCGGCGCTGATGCAGTCGTCGATGCTGGACGTCGCGCACACGTTGGAGGCCGCGGACCGCGAACCCTCCGCGAGGGGTTTCGTCACGGTCCTGCTCACGTCCGCCGTGGAGATGATGGACGCGCACCGGGACCTCTGGCGGCTGAGCCATGGCCTGCGCCACCAGCCGGAGGTGCTGGCGCGGCTGAAGCTGCCGCTGGAGCACTTCCTGGGTGCCACGCACCAGCGGCTGTCGCAGGCATTGGCGGCGCGCGGGGTGCCCGAGTCTGGCATTGAAGCGCGGGTGCTCTTCGCCATGGTGGAAGGCATTTCCCAACAGTACTTGCAGCACGAAGGCGGCTACCCCGCCGCCGAGGTGATTCGTGCCGCGGCCCGAAGGTGGCCCGCGACTCCCTCACGCAAGCGAAAGGCAGACAGCTCATGA
- a CDS encoding lipase family protein: MPHPNAQTALDMLEYCRFAYKAYAQGCVYPMDPFYESHGAGMWQGARDRVLAQVHRLLGSEADSHKFDPIEYDLRTPPNPHNGVVYRGGTGDAPYILFQPRDLDRSISFSKGVDLEGEDITIKVPDLFGQRTLLGLEHSGATGTKRCCYFQGKTGMTQTHPKAGWASWMGAAIYDPDLERLTVVFRGSRSGSGGRALGQALVSSAGSPDWVTDMNHLKEVKVGRFSNAKLSAGFWYAYESCQESLAAACLEAMHGRVPREIIFTGHSLGGALAQCAYLDLAGGELLEKVYAKIKSRVSVCCYAISAPPVVLGESSKEKLELHIGGPAQVFHHFSPYDAVHNSKKVKTSGVTALNSVVGVFTHPLTSPVHLGVEIPLKDCTLAFPDAHEPEEVRKGLVGLIRKESRMGLPADLGFWPTFSFNPTGTWGASVRPGGDWAADALAEHLKVALVTSVSESRARVRAQLWADVVKGSGKKKGDYEVVDDTDGASFDAFADACGLVAELSNPFTDNRSQNKTQLRALRNEMIKSYQGASGHKASSSVYFVMLQYLTAAQYGLDIV, translated from the coding sequence GTGCCTCATCCCAATGCCCAGACGGCCCTGGACATGCTGGAGTACTGCCGCTTCGCCTACAAGGCGTACGCCCAGGGCTGTGTCTACCCGATGGATCCGTTCTACGAGTCCCACGGGGCCGGGATGTGGCAGGGCGCGAGGGACCGGGTCCTGGCGCAGGTGCACAGGCTGCTCGGCAGCGAAGCGGACAGCCACAAGTTCGACCCCATCGAATACGACCTGAGGACTCCGCCGAACCCCCATAACGGGGTCGTGTACCGGGGCGGCACGGGAGACGCTCCGTACATCCTGTTCCAACCCCGGGACCTGGACCGCTCCATCTCCTTCTCGAAGGGCGTGGACCTGGAAGGGGAAGACATCACCATCAAGGTCCCGGACCTCTTCGGGCAGAGGACGCTGCTGGGCCTGGAGCACTCCGGTGCGACCGGTACGAAGCGGTGCTGCTACTTCCAGGGCAAGACAGGGATGACGCAGACGCACCCGAAGGCCGGCTGGGCCAGTTGGATGGGCGCCGCCATCTACGACCCCGACCTCGAGCGGCTGACGGTGGTCTTTCGCGGCAGCCGGAGCGGGAGCGGCGGACGCGCGCTGGGGCAGGCGCTGGTCAGCAGCGCGGGGAGCCCGGACTGGGTCACCGACATGAATCACCTGAAGGAGGTGAAGGTCGGCCGGTTCAGCAACGCGAAGCTGTCCGCCGGCTTCTGGTACGCCTACGAGAGCTGTCAGGAGTCCCTGGCGGCGGCCTGCCTGGAGGCGATGCACGGCCGTGTTCCCCGGGAGATCATCTTCACCGGCCACAGCCTGGGCGGCGCGCTCGCGCAGTGCGCGTATCTGGACCTGGCGGGCGGCGAGCTCCTGGAGAAGGTCTACGCGAAGATAAAGAGCCGGGTGAGCGTCTGCTGCTACGCCATCTCCGCGCCGCCCGTCGTGCTGGGGGAGTCGTCGAAGGAGAAGCTGGAGCTGCACATCGGCGGGCCCGCGCAGGTGTTCCACCACTTCTCGCCGTACGACGCCGTGCACAACAGCAAGAAGGTGAAGACCTCCGGGGTGACGGCCCTGAACTCGGTCGTGGGCGTGTTCACGCATCCGCTCACGTCACCGGTCCATCTGGGCGTGGAGATTCCCCTGAAGGATTGCACGCTGGCCTTCCCGGACGCGCATGAGCCCGAGGAGGTGCGCAAGGGGCTCGTCGGGCTCATCCGGAAGGAGAGCAGGATGGGGCTGCCCGCGGATCTGGGCTTCTGGCCCACGTTCTCCTTCAACCCCACCGGCACCTGGGGAGCGTCGGTGCGGCCGGGTGGAGATTGGGCCGCGGATGCGCTCGCGGAGCATCTGAAGGTCGCGCTCGTCACCAGTGTCTCGGAGTCGCGGGCGCGGGTGCGCGCGCAGCTCTGGGCGGACGTGGTCAAGGGCAGCGGGAAGAAGAAAGGCGACTACGAGGTCGTGGACGACACGGATGGGGCCTCGTTCGACGCCTTCGCCGATGCGTGTGGCCTGGTGGCGGAGTTGAGCAATCCCTTCACGGACAACCGCTCACAGAACAAGACGCAGCTGCGGGCCCTGCGCAACGAGATGATCAAGTCCTACCAGGGGGCCTCGGGCCACAAGGCCTCCTCCAGTGTCTACTTCGTCATGCTTCAGTACCTGACCGCGGCGCAGTACGGGCTCGACATCGTCTGA
- a CDS encoding VOC family protein → MFDHIGLRVKDLPRGIQFYQSVLAPLGYVLCHQDATSAGFGPKGQPALWLYSASDARSTGHVAFRASERAAVDRFHAAGISVGGSDHGAPGIRADYADNYYAAFLIDPDGNNVEAVCLT, encoded by the coding sequence GTGTTCGACCACATCGGTCTACGTGTGAAGGATCTCCCCCGCGGCATCCAGTTCTACCAGTCGGTGCTCGCCCCCCTGGGCTACGTGCTCTGTCACCAGGACGCGACGAGCGCGGGCTTCGGCCCCAAGGGTCAGCCAGCGCTGTGGCTCTATTCCGCGAGCGACGCCCGGAGCACCGGACATGTCGCCTTCCGGGCCAGCGAGCGCGCCGCCGTGGACCGGTTCCACGCAGCGGGCATCTCAGTGGGCGGGAGCGACCATGGCGCGCCGGGCATTCGCGCGGACTACGCGGACAACTACTACGCCGCGTTCCTCATCGACCCGGATGGGAACAACGTCGAGGCCGTTTGCCTCACGTAG
- a CDS encoding aminotransferase-like domain-containing protein, whose translation MGARAHSLKLYERVAERLKDAIAAGTLRPGERLPSVRQLSARERVSVSTVLQAYLHLESQGLIETRPQSGHYVRERERLRLAEPPVSRPPASATPVTVSDLVSHLYRSSREPRIVQLGTAWPAPELLPTRRLSRELGLLARERQAEGVMYDVPPGSKLLRQQLAKRSLEWGCALGADDFVTTSGASEAVHLCLVAAARKGDTIAIESPAYYGTLLAIESLGLKALEISCHPRHGMDLDALESALERRRVAAVLVVPSFSNPVGSCMPEAHRRRLVDLVTAHDVPLIEDDIYGDLHFGPERPRPCKAFDTRGQVLLCGSFSKTIAPGFRVGYVAPGRFRERVELLKFAHTVASPLLTQEAVARFLENGGYDRHLRALRRNLASQVEHVARAVAEHFPPGTRVALPSGGLLLWVQLPPSVDAHVLNARALETGISIAPGSIFSARPDSYRNFIRLSCGQPWTPRIEAAVATLGSIACGLASASRR comes from the coding sequence ATGGGCGCACGTGCGCATTCACTGAAGCTCTACGAACGCGTGGCGGAGCGGCTGAAGGACGCCATCGCCGCGGGCACGCTCCGCCCTGGTGAGCGGCTGCCCTCCGTGCGGCAACTGAGCGCCCGTGAGCGGGTGAGCGTCTCCACCGTGCTCCAGGCCTATCTGCATCTGGAGTCCCAGGGGCTCATCGAGACGCGGCCCCAGTCCGGCCACTACGTGCGCGAACGGGAGCGGCTGCGCCTCGCCGAGCCTCCGGTGTCCCGGCCGCCCGCTTCCGCGACGCCTGTCACCGTCAGCGACCTGGTGTCGCATCTGTACCGGTCGTCACGCGAACCGCGCATCGTGCAGCTGGGCACCGCGTGGCCGGCGCCGGAGCTGCTTCCCACCCGGCGCCTGTCCCGGGAGCTGGGACTGCTCGCGCGGGAGCGGCAGGCCGAGGGCGTGATGTACGACGTGCCTCCCGGTTCGAAGCTGCTGCGACAGCAGTTGGCGAAGCGCTCGCTGGAGTGGGGCTGCGCGCTGGGAGCCGATGACTTCGTCACCACCAGCGGTGCCTCCGAAGCGGTGCACCTGTGTCTCGTCGCGGCCGCGCGCAAGGGCGACACCATCGCCATCGAGTCACCCGCCTACTACGGCACGCTGCTCGCCATCGAGTCGCTGGGCCTCAAGGCCCTGGAGATTTCCTGCCACCCACGCCATGGCATGGATCTGGACGCACTGGAGTCCGCGCTGGAGCGGCGGCGCGTGGCCGCGGTGCTGGTGGTCCCCAGCTTCAGCAACCCGGTGGGCAGCTGCATGCCGGAGGCTCACCGGCGCCGGCTGGTGGACCTGGTGACCGCGCACGACGTGCCGCTCATCGAAGACGACATCTACGGCGACCTGCACTTCGGCCCGGAGCGTCCCCGTCCCTGCAAGGCCTTCGATACGCGCGGGCAGGTGCTGCTGTGCGGTTCGTTCTCCAAGACGATCGCCCCGGGCTTCCGCGTGGGCTACGTGGCCCCGGGCCGGTTCCGGGAGCGCGTGGAGCTGCTCAAGTTCGCGCACACCGTGGCGTCGCCACTGCTGACCCAGGAGGCGGTCGCGCGCTTCCTGGAGAACGGCGGCTATGACAGACACCTGCGCGCCCTGCGCCGCAACCTGGCGTCGCAGGTGGAGCACGTGGCCCGCGCCGTCGCCGAGCATTTTCCCCCAGGCACGCGCGTGGCCCTGCCCTCGGGAGGGCTGCTGCTCTGGGTGCAGTTGCCTCCTTCGGTGGATGCCCACGTGCTCAACGCGCGAGCCCTGGAGACGGGCATCAGCATCGCGCCCGGCTCCATCTTCTCCGCGCGGCCGGACTCCTACCGGAACTTCATCCGGCTGAGCTGTGGCCAACCCTGGACGCCGCGCATCGAGGCCGCTGTCGCCACGCTGGGGAGCATCGCCTGCGGACTTGCTAGCGCGTCGCGACGATGA